The bacterium genome includes a window with the following:
- a CDS encoding DUF2029 domain-containing protein, whose protein sequence is MRRSLPWLFFYAALLRVAIALIPGGQPFDQACFKAWGVAMVLNGPAGFYEGSKAFFACDYPPLYMAWLGGWSWLYTRFDVTPLALTAFASFMPVTAFNALLKALVGLLDLLNGFLVYRILAPHLGPEKAKGAAILALFNPLFLYDAVYWGQIDTLLLTFMLGILWALTQGWLVRAGVLAALSLMLKPQALFLAPFFLAAQWFRHHPGRWLLTLAAGTMAVFVAIRPFWPHGAPLDSFMALYSRMTTTAQSYPYGAFNAFNLHGLFGQLRPDDATFLGLSQRVWGLVLLGLVQLAIAVVLFKRRDPATFWLGAATSVLAFFMFATRMHERYGIVALGILTLAYAYRPRLKRLYWTLCVVTIVNLVYAQDPNVARLLNTVWLDRILSLVSVVAFAMLIRELVRLAPPSIPSLHLEEPIPLRKDPSCQQQTT, encoded by the coding sequence GTGCGCCGTTCTCTGCCCTGGCTGTTCTTCTACGCGGCGCTCCTGCGCGTCGCGATCGCCCTGATCCCCGGCGGGCAACCCTTCGACCAGGCCTGCTTCAAGGCCTGGGGCGTGGCCATGGTCCTGAACGGCCCTGCGGGCTTCTACGAGGGAAGCAAGGCCTTCTTCGCCTGCGACTACCCGCCCCTCTACATGGCCTGGCTCGGGGGCTGGTCCTGGCTCTACACCCGCTTCGACGTCACCCCGCTCGCCTTGACCGCCTTCGCGTCGTTCATGCCGGTCACGGCCTTCAACGCCCTGCTCAAGGCGCTGGTGGGGTTGCTCGATCTGCTCAACGGCTTTCTGGTCTATCGCATCCTCGCGCCGCACCTCGGGCCCGAGAAAGCGAAGGGCGCGGCGATCCTCGCCCTCTTCAACCCGCTCTTCCTCTACGACGCCGTCTACTGGGGCCAGATCGACACGCTGCTGTTGACCTTCATGCTGGGCATCCTCTGGGCCCTGACCCAGGGCTGGCTCGTCCGCGCCGGGGTCCTCGCCGCCCTGTCCCTGATGCTCAAGCCCCAGGCCCTCTTCCTCGCGCCGTTTTTTCTCGCCGCTCAGTGGTTCCGCCACCATCCCGGCCGCTGGCTCCTGACCCTCGCCGCCGGGACGATGGCCGTGTTCGTCGCCATTCGCCCCTTCTGGCCGCACGGGGCCCCGCTCGATTCGTTCATGGCCCTTTATTCGCGCATGACGACCACCGCGCAGAGCTACCCCTACGGCGCCTTCAACGCCTTCAACTTGCACGGCCTCTTCGGCCAGCTCAGGCCGGACGACGCGACCTTCCTGGGCCTGAGCCAGCGCGTCTGGGGCCTCGTCCTGCTCGGCCTCGTCCAGCTCGCGATCGCCGTGGTGCTCTTCAAGCGGCGCGACCCCGCCACGTTCTGGCTCGGGGCCGCCACCAGCGTGCTCGCCTTCTTCATGTTCGCCACGCGCATGCACGAGCGCTACGGCATCGTCGCCCTCGGCATCCTCACCCTCGCCTACGCCTACCGGCCGCGCCTCAAGCGCCTCTACTGGACGCTGTGCGTCGTCACGATCGTCAACCTGGTCTACGCCCAGGACCCCAACGTCGCTCGCCTGTTAAACACCGTCTGGCTCGATCGTATCTTGAGCCTGGTGAGCGTCGTCGCCTTCGCCATGCTCATCCGGGAGCTGGTACGGCTTGCTCCCCCGAGCATCCCCTCGCTACACTTGGAAGAACCAATCCCTCTCCGAAAGGACCCTTCATGCCAGCAACAAACGACATGA
- a CDS encoding glycosyltransferase family 4 protein, translated as MLPHQVADPRWDFPGVERRSLDARPLSPQEQLKVVGAVKDAGLDLLHVPHLNAPLLSRVSLVATIHDLIPFHYPEAIAARFGGAYFHAMARLVPRLARRVLTVSEHTRQDLITLAGARPEKVETIPLGVETRFAEAVAPDARRRVRDRYQLSGRYLLYAGQWKGYKNVDLLLAVMEQLDPARFGDVKLVLVGKEDPRVPMRERLAARNLSDRVVLTGFVADDADLAALYQEATAFVFPSRYEGFGLPPLEAMAAGVPVIASDRASIPEVVGPAGLLLSPDRVLEWQRAIESLCEDQGRREALAALGRERAHTFQWDVTAARTVEAYHQALTTS; from the coding sequence ATGCTGCCTCATCAAGTGGCGGATCCGCGGTGGGACTTTCCTGGCGTCGAACGCCGCTCGCTCGATGCCAGGCCCCTGTCGCCTCAAGAGCAACTGAAGGTCGTCGGGGCCGTCAAGGACGCCGGGCTCGACCTGCTGCACGTTCCGCACCTGAACGCGCCCCTCTTGAGTCGCGTGTCCCTGGTCGCCACCATCCACGACTTGATCCCCTTCCACTACCCTGAGGCGATCGCCGCCCGCTTCGGCGGCGCCTACTTCCACGCCATGGCGCGCCTGGTGCCGCGCCTCGCGCGACGCGTCCTGACCGTCTCCGAGCACACCCGCCAGGACCTCATCACCCTGGCAGGCGCCAGGCCCGAGAAGGTCGAGACCATCCCGCTCGGCGTGGAGACGCGCTTCGCCGAGGCGGTTGCACCGGACGCGCGGCGCCGGGTGCGCGATCGCTACCAGCTCAGTGGCCGCTACCTGCTGTATGCCGGCCAATGGAAGGGCTACAAGAACGTCGACTTGCTGCTTGCCGTCATGGAGCAGCTGGACCCCGCTCGCTTCGGCGACGTGAAGCTGGTCCTGGTCGGCAAGGAGGATCCGCGCGTGCCCATGCGCGAGCGGCTCGCGGCGCGCAACCTCTCGGACCGGGTCGTGCTGACGGGCTTCGTCGCCGACGACGCGGACCTCGCCGCCCTGTACCAGGAGGCCACGGCCTTCGTCTTCCCCTCGCGCTACGAGGGCTTCGGGCTGCCGCCCCTGGAGGCCATGGCGGCCGGCGTCCCCGTGATTGCGAGCGATCGCGCCTCTATCCCCGAGGTGGTGGGGCCTGCCGGGCTGCTCTTGAGCCCTGATCGTGTGCTAGAATGGCAACGAGCAATCGAGTCTCTGTGCGAGGATCAGGGCCGTCGCGAGGCCCTTGCGGCCCTGGGCCGCGAGCGGGCGCACACCTTCCAGTGGGACGTGACAGCGGCCAGGACGGTCGAAGCGTACCACCAGGCCCTCACGACGTCCTGA
- a CDS encoding SDR family oxidoreductase, giving the protein MRIVVTGGAGFIGSHLCDRLVSEGHRVVVVDNLVTGSLANIQHLQSSTLFEFIHHDVSNHIHVQGAVDWVLHLASPASPIDYLELPIQTLKVGSLGTHNALGLAKAKGAKFLLTSTSEVYGDPLVHPQPESYWGNVNPIGPRGVYDEAKRFAEAITMAYHRTHGVDTRIVRIFNTYGPRNRPDDGRVVPSFINQALRGEPLTVFGEGQQTRSFQYVSDLVEGIRRLMASGVTEPVNIGNPVEFTILDFAKRVIEMTGSKSEISYRPLPQDDPKTRRPDISRAKAVLDWEPKVMLEEGLVKTIAYYQELLDRQASLA; this is encoded by the coding sequence ATGCGCATCGTCGTCACGGGCGGGGCGGGGTTCATCGGGTCGCACCTCTGCGATCGCCTCGTTTCCGAGGGACACCGGGTGGTCGTGGTGGACAACCTCGTCACCGGCTCCCTCGCCAACATCCAGCACCTCCAGAGCAGTACCCTCTTCGAGTTCATCCACCACGACGTGAGCAACCACATCCACGTGCAGGGCGCGGTGGACTGGGTGCTGCACCTGGCGAGCCCCGCAAGCCCGATCGATTACCTGGAGCTGCCGATCCAGACCCTCAAGGTGGGCTCGCTCGGCACCCACAACGCCCTGGGGCTCGCGAAGGCCAAGGGGGCGAAGTTCCTCTTGACCTCGACCTCCGAGGTCTACGGCGATCCCCTGGTCCACCCGCAGCCCGAGAGCTACTGGGGCAACGTGAACCCCATCGGCCCGCGCGGGGTGTACGACGAGGCCAAGCGCTTCGCCGAGGCCATCACCATGGCCTACCACCGTACCCACGGCGTGGACACGCGCATCGTTCGCATCTTCAACACCTACGGCCCGCGCAACCGGCCCGATGACGGGCGGGTCGTGCCCTCCTTCATCAACCAGGCACTGCGTGGCGAGCCCCTGACCGTCTTCGGCGAGGGGCAGCAGACCCGCAGCTTCCAGTACGTGTCGGATCTGGTCGAGGGGATCCGTCGCCTGATGGCGTCGGGAGTGACCGAGCCGGTGAACATCGGCAACCCGGTCGAGTTCACGATCCTCGACTTCGCCAAGCGAGTCATCGAGATGACCGGCAGCAAGAGCGAGATCAGCTATCGGCCGCTGCCCCAGGACGACCCCAAGACGCGCCGCCCGGACATCTCGCGGGCCAAGGCGGTGCTCGACTGGGAGCCCAAGGTCATGCTCGAAGAAGGCCTCGTGAAGACGATCGCGTACTACCAAGAGCTGCTGGATCGCCAAGCCTCGCTCGCCTAG
- the rfbB gene encoding dTDP-glucose 4,6-dehydratase, whose protein sequence is MKILLTGGAGFIGSNLVRHLLTAHPTYSIVNLDALTYAGCLESLADVSADPRYTFVHGDICDAALVDEVMQGVDAVMHLAAESHVDRSITEPAAFVRTNVLGTQVLLDAAKRHHVERFLHVSTDEVYGSLGPTGLFTEETPYAPNSPYSASKAGSDLLARAYHETFGFPVLITHCSNNYGPYHFPEKLIPLFITNLMDDQPVPVYGDGLNVRDWLHVEDHCRALDRVLHAGTPGQVYNIGGHNEKTNMAITREILERLGKPESLIRYVQDRPGHDKRYAIDASKIERELGWVPSYTFETGIDQTIAWYLANEAWWRPLKQRGLDAARTKANQIVQ, encoded by the coding sequence ATGAAGATCCTCCTCACCGGCGGCGCTGGCTTCATCGGAAGCAACCTGGTCCGCCACCTGCTGACCGCGCACCCGACCTATTCCATCGTCAACCTGGACGCGCTGACCTACGCGGGCTGCCTCGAAAGCCTCGCGGACGTCAGCGCCGACCCGCGCTACACCTTCGTCCACGGCGACATCTGCGACGCGGCCCTCGTGGACGAGGTCATGCAGGGGGTGGATGCGGTCATGCACCTGGCCGCCGAGTCCCACGTGGACCGCTCGATCACCGAGCCGGCCGCCTTCGTGCGCACCAATGTGCTGGGCACCCAGGTCCTCCTGGATGCCGCCAAGCGCCATCATGTCGAGCGCTTCCTGCACGTCAGCACCGACGAGGTCTACGGCAGCCTGGGGCCCACCGGCCTCTTCACCGAAGAGACGCCTTACGCCCCCAACAGCCCCTATTCGGCCTCCAAGGCAGGCTCGGACCTGCTCGCGCGCGCCTACCACGAGACCTTCGGCTTCCCGGTCCTCATCACCCACTGCTCCAACAACTACGGCCCGTACCACTTCCCCGAGAAGCTCATCCCGCTCTTCATCACGAACCTGATGGACGACCAGCCGGTGCCGGTGTACGGGGACGGCCTCAACGTGCGCGACTGGCTGCACGTCGAGGACCACTGCCGCGCGCTCGACCGCGTCCTGCACGCGGGGACGCCCGGCCAGGTCTACAACATCGGCGGCCACAACGAGAAGACCAACATGGCGATCACCCGCGAGATTCTCGAGCGGCTGGGCAAGCCCGAAAGCCTGATCCGCTACGTCCAGGACCGCCCCGGCCACGACAAGCGCTACGCGATCGATGCATCCAAAATCGAGCGCGAGCTGGGCTGGGTGCCCTCGTACACCTTCGAGACGGGCATCGACCAGACCATCGCCTGGTATCTGGCCAACGAGGCGTGGTGGCGCCCCCTCAAGCAGCGGGGCCTGGATGCGGCCCGGACCAAAGCCAACCAGATCGTTCAATAA
- a CDS encoding UDP-glucose/GDP-mannose dehydrogenase family protein: MQVCVIGTGYVGLVTGTCLSYLGHDVVCVDNNPAKIDQLRAGQSPIYEPGLSELLTHCIKQGGAQKGSLRFSMSIEEGVRPADVVFIAVGTPPQPSGEPDLQYVETVARAIGAALDTGKPRVIVNKSTVPIGSGNWVEMLVREGIHSLQPAGQHGTGSLGFGQEAGPVFMVASNPEFLREGSAIGDTLYPDRIVVGAHEPEALSILRQLYAPILEQTFKAPSVAVRPEGFGAVPLVTTDLQSAEMIKYAANAFLATKISFANEIANLCEKVGADVVEVARGIGLDARIGQRFLNAGAGWGGSCFGKDVSALVSIAREYGYEPQMLKATIEVNQAQRQRIVQKLQDQLKIVKGKTIGLLGLAFKPNTDDLRDAPALDIAQTLLKMGARIKGYDPIAMEACKRQHPELELVYAADPTDLAWGCDAIVVVTEWDEFKRLDLAQLKAVMRSNVLVDARNIYDPATAEHDGFVYVGVGR; the protein is encoded by the coding sequence ATGCAAGTTTGCGTCATCGGCACCGGCTACGTCGGCCTCGTCACGGGCACCTGCCTCTCGTACCTGGGGCACGACGTGGTGTGCGTCGACAACAACCCTGCCAAGATCGACCAACTGCGCGCCGGCCAGTCCCCCATCTACGAGCCCGGCCTCTCGGAGCTGCTCACCCACTGCATCAAGCAAGGCGGCGCCCAGAAGGGCAGCCTGCGCTTCAGCATGTCGATCGAGGAGGGGGTCCGCCCGGCGGACGTCGTCTTCATCGCCGTGGGCACCCCCCCACAGCCTTCCGGCGAGCCCGACCTCCAGTACGTGGAGACAGTGGCGCGCGCCATCGGCGCCGCGCTCGACACCGGCAAGCCGCGAGTCATCGTGAACAAGAGCACGGTGCCCATCGGCTCGGGCAACTGGGTCGAGATGCTGGTGCGCGAGGGGATTCACTCCCTGCAGCCCGCCGGCCAGCACGGGACCGGCAGCCTTGGCTTCGGGCAGGAGGCCGGACCGGTGTTCATGGTGGCCTCCAACCCCGAGTTTTTGCGCGAGGGCTCGGCCATCGGCGACACCCTGTACCCGGACCGCATCGTGGTCGGGGCCCATGAGCCCGAGGCCCTCTCCATCCTGCGCCAGCTCTACGCGCCCATCCTCGAGCAGACCTTCAAGGCCCCGAGCGTGGCCGTTCGGCCCGAGGGCTTCGGTGCGGTGCCGCTCGTGACCACCGACCTCCAGTCGGCCGAGATGATCAAGTACGCGGCCAACGCCTTCTTGGCCACCAAGATCTCGTTTGCCAACGAGATCGCGAACCTCTGCGAGAAGGTCGGCGCCGACGTGGTCGAGGTGGCCCGCGGCATCGGCCTCGACGCCCGTATCGGCCAGCGCTTCCTCAACGCCGGCGCCGGCTGGGGCGGCTCGTGCTTCGGCAAGGACGTCTCGGCCCTGGTCTCGATCGCCCGGGAGTACGGCTACGAGCCGCAGATGCTCAAGGCGACCATCGAGGTCAACCAGGCCCAGCGCCAGCGCATCGTCCAAAAGCTGCAGGACCAGCTCAAGATCGTCAAGGGCAAGACCATCGGCCTCCTGGGCCTCGCCTTCAAGCCCAACACCGACGACCTGCGCGACGCCCCGGCCCTCGACATCGCCCAGACCCTGCTCAAGATGGGCGCGCGCATCAAGGGCTACGATCCCATCGCCATGGAGGCGTGCAAACGCCAGCATCCCGAGCTGGAGCTGGTCTATGCGGCCGATCCGACGGACCTGGCCTGGGGGTGCGATGCCATCGTCGTGGTGACCGAGTGGGACGAGTTCAAGCGGCTGGATCTGGCGCAGCTCAAGGCGGTCATGCGCTCCAACGTGCTGGTGGATGCCCGCAATATCTACGACCCAGCGACGGCCGAGCACGACGGCTTCGTCTACGTCGGCGTGGGGAGGTAA
- a CDS encoding glycosyltransferase, which produces MKVALVHEWLTTLGGSERVVWAFHRMFPDAPVFTTVHRRDLLPAEFGELDVRPSFLQRLPGGTKHYQKLLPLMPLAFEQFDLTGYDLVLSSAHACAKGVVTRPETVHVSYTHTPMRYAWDLYHSYQATVNPLLRPVSAALLSYLRQWDVLAANRVDRFVANSREVARRIQKHYRRPAEVVPPPIDVERFQPAPASQIGDHLLVLSRLVPYKRVDLAVQAANLTGMPLKIIGDGPLYAELKAMARPNVQFLGHLNDAEVAGEMARCRALVFGAFEDFGIVPLEAQAAGRPVVAFGAGGALETVIDGVTGAFFPEQRAESLVQALKRLDRIDFEPAAIRRHAESFAFEAFAARMRGVIDQAIAERRDGVFEGVSEAVHG; this is translated from the coding sequence TTGAAGGTCGCCCTGGTTCATGAATGGCTCACCACCCTCGGTGGCTCCGAGCGCGTGGTCTGGGCCTTCCACCGCATGTTCCCGGACGCCCCCGTGTTCACGACCGTCCACCGCCGGGACCTGCTGCCGGCCGAGTTCGGTGAACTCGACGTGCGGCCGTCCTTCCTGCAACGCTTGCCCGGTGGCACCAAGCACTACCAGAAGCTCCTGCCCCTGATGCCGCTCGCCTTCGAGCAATTTGACCTGACCGGCTACGACCTGGTGCTGTCGAGCGCTCACGCCTGCGCCAAGGGCGTCGTGACCCGCCCCGAAACGGTCCACGTCAGCTACACCCACACCCCCATGCGCTACGCCTGGGACCTGTACCACTCGTATCAGGCCACGGTCAACCCGCTGCTGCGCCCCGTCTCCGCCGCCCTGCTCAGCTACCTGCGCCAGTGGGACGTGCTCGCCGCCAATCGCGTCGATCGCTTCGTCGCCAACTCTCGCGAGGTCGCGCGCCGCATCCAGAAGCACTACCGCCGACCCGCCGAGGTGGTGCCGCCCCCCATCGACGTGGAGCGCTTCCAGCCCGCCCCCGCCTCGCAGATCGGCGATCACCTCCTGGTGCTCTCGCGCCTGGTCCCCTACAAGCGCGTCGACCTCGCCGTGCAGGCCGCGAACCTCACCGGCATGCCCCTCAAGATCATCGGTGACGGCCCCCTCTACGCCGAGCTCAAGGCCATGGCCAGGCCCAACGTGCAGTTCCTCGGCCACCTGAACGACGCGGAGGTCGCCGGCGAGATGGCCCGCTGCCGCGCGCTGGTCTTCGGCGCCTTCGAGGACTTCGGCATCGTCCCGCTCGAAGCCCAGGCCGCCGGCCGACCGGTCGTCGCCTTTGGCGCGGGCGGCGCGCTCGAGACCGTCATCGACGGCGTCACGGGCGCCTTCTTCCCCGAGCAGCGCGCCGAGAGCCTCGTCCAGGCCCTCAAGCGCCTGGATCGGATCGACTTCGAGCCCGCGGCGATCCGGCGCCACGCCGAGAGCTTCGCCTTCGAGGCCTTTGCCGCGCGCATGCGCGGCGTCATCGACCAAGCCATCGCCGAGCGCCGAGATGGTGTCTTCGAGGGAGTCAGCGAGGCCGTGCATGGCTAA
- the galE gene encoding UDP-glucose 4-epimerase GalE, with product MILVVGGAGYIGSHCVKELNRQGYNTVTFDNLVYGHRDAVKWGAFEEGDMSDTERLREVFRKYKIAGVMHFAAYAYVGESVTDPEKYYFNNVAATLNLLKVMREFGVDKFIFSSTCATYGVPTQIPIPETHGQAPINPYGASKLMVERVLADYGRAYDLKSICFRYFNAAGADPEGDIGERHDPETHLIPLVLRAAMGGTPLKVFGDDYPTPDGTCIRDYIHVIDLARAHILGLERLLSGGESSIYNLGNGSGYSVKEVIETSERLTGRKVPFEFAPRREGDPPQLIGSAEKAITELGWKPEFAKLDQIIETAWTWHRKEVGV from the coding sequence ATGATCCTGGTGGTCGGCGGCGCCGGTTACATCGGCTCCCATTGCGTCAAAGAGCTCAACCGCCAGGGTTACAACACCGTCACCTTCGATAACCTGGTCTACGGTCACCGCGACGCGGTGAAGTGGGGGGCCTTCGAAGAAGGCGACATGAGCGACACCGAGCGCCTGCGCGAGGTCTTCCGTAAATACAAGATCGCGGGCGTCATGCACTTCGCCGCCTACGCCTACGTGGGCGAGAGCGTCACCGACCCCGAGAAGTACTACTTCAACAACGTCGCGGCCACCCTCAACCTCCTCAAGGTGATGCGCGAGTTCGGCGTCGACAAGTTCATCTTCAGCTCCACCTGCGCCACCTACGGGGTGCCGACCCAGATTCCCATCCCCGAGACCCACGGCCAGGCCCCCATCAACCCCTACGGCGCCTCCAAGCTCATGGTCGAGCGGGTGCTCGCCGATTACGGCCGCGCCTACGACCTCAAGAGCATCTGCTTCCGCTACTTCAACGCGGCGGGTGCCGATCCCGAAGGGGACATCGGCGAGCGCCACGATCCCGAGACCCACCTGATTCCCCTGGTGCTGCGCGCGGCCATGGGCGGCACCCCGCTCAAGGTCTTCGGCGACGATTACCCCACCCCGGACGGCACCTGCATCCGGGACTACATCCACGTCATCGACCTGGCGCGCGCCCACATCCTGGGTCTGGAGCGCCTGCTTTCGGGCGGCGAGAGCTCCATCTACAACCTGGGCAACGGCAGCGGCTACTCGGTCAAGGAAGTCATCGAGACCTCCGAGCGCCTGACGGGCCGCAAGGTGCCCTTCGAGTTCGCCCCGCGCCGCGAAGGGGATCCCCCCCAGCTGATCGGATCGGCAGAGAAGGCCATCACCGAGCTGGGCTGGAAGCCCGAGTTCGCCAAGCTCGACCAGATCATCGAGACGGCCTGGACCTGGCATCGCAAGGAAGTGGGGGTGTAG
- a CDS encoding phosphoglucosamine mutase, whose protein sequence is MGKYFGTDGVRGLANDKLTPELAFKLGRAGAAVLLEGHQGDRPVIFIGRDTRRSGTMLEAALAAGICSVGVDVYRLGVVPTPVVAWLTANCGGAAGVMISASHNPSPDNGIKFFSGDGFKLPDETEAAIEAHLDAAEDTLPRPTGEALGVVEDRFDLVENYVRHVTQAFSQGLSGLNVALDVGHGAAYALAPRVLRALGAHVQVLNDAPDGDNINRGCGSTHMEMLQAKVREGGFQLGIAFDGDADRMLAVDETGSTVDGDHIMLICLEHALATGRLKSPSLVATVMSNMGFEEAVQRLGGELVRAKVGDRYVLEEMKARDIRIGGEQSGHLIFLDDNTTGDGLNSALRLLSALKAAGEPLSVLSAKMTDYPQVLKNVRLASTQGWQQNAAIAKAISDADAELAGNGRLLVRASGTEPLIRVMVEGKDDAQIHAVCDRLIGVISTELA, encoded by the coding sequence ATGGGCAAGTACTTCGGCACCGACGGGGTCCGCGGCCTCGCCAACGACAAGCTCACCCCCGAGCTTGCCTTCAAGCTGGGGCGCGCGGGCGCGGCGGTCCTGCTCGAGGGGCACCAGGGCGATCGCCCCGTGATCTTCATCGGCCGCGACACCCGCCGCTCGGGCACCATGCTCGAAGCCGCCCTCGCGGCGGGCATCTGCTCGGTGGGCGTGGACGTGTACCGCCTGGGCGTGGTCCCCACCCCGGTCGTCGCCTGGCTCACGGCCAACTGCGGCGGGGCCGCGGGGGTCATGATCTCGGCCTCCCACAACCCGAGCCCCGACAACGGCATCAAGTTCTTCAGCGGCGACGGCTTCAAGCTGCCCGACGAGACCGAGGCCGCCATCGAGGCCCACCTCGACGCCGCCGAGGACACCCTGCCCCGCCCCACGGGCGAGGCGCTGGGGGTGGTCGAGGATCGCTTCGACCTGGTGGAGAACTACGTTCGGCACGTGACCCAGGCCTTCTCGCAGGGCCTCAGCGGCCTGAACGTGGCCCTCGACGTGGGGCACGGCGCGGCCTACGCCCTCGCCCCTCGCGTGCTCCGAGCACTCGGCGCCCACGTCCAGGTCCTGAACGACGCGCCCGACGGCGACAACATCAACCGGGGCTGCGGCTCGACCCACATGGAGATGCTCCAGGCCAAGGTCCGCGAGGGCGGCTTCCAGCTGGGCATCGCTTTCGACGGGGACGCGGATCGCATGCTCGCGGTGGACGAGACGGGCTCGACCGTCGACGGCGACCACATCATGCTGATCTGCCTGGAGCACGCCCTTGCGACGGGCCGCCTCAAGAGCCCATCGCTGGTCGCGACGGTCATGAGCAACATGGGCTTCGAGGAAGCCGTGCAGCGCCTCGGCGGCGAGCTGGTGCGCGCCAAGGTCGGCGATCGCTACGTCCTCGAAGAGATGAAGGCCCGCGACATCCGCATCGGCGGCGAGCAGAGCGGCCACCTGATCTTCCTGGACGACAACACCACTGGCGACGGCCTCAACTCGGCCTTGCGCCTGCTTTCGGCGCTCAAGGCAGCAGGAGAGCCCCTCTCGGTGCTCTCGGCCAAGATGACCGACTACCCCCAGGTGCTCAAGAACGTGCGCCTCGCCTCCACCCAGGGTTGGCAGCAGAACGCCGCGATCGCCAAGGCCATCTCCGACGCCGATGCCGAGCTGGCGGGCAATGGTCGCCTGCTCGTCCGTGCCTCGGGCACCGAGCCCCTCATCCGCGTGATGGTCGAGGGCAAGGACGACGCGCAGATCCACGCGGTCTGCGATCGCCTGATCGGCGTCATCTCGACCGAGCTCGCCTAA
- a CDS encoding undecaprenyl-phosphate glucose phosphotransferase, with translation MAKDALEAHSPLSPSTMAPDWREWLKRNIMYAGLPFVVLADWALINGVFALVYAMRFEWHVLASVEHGPPWSPYWHATILIATVWVMVLAATGLYRYQRAASKFEDLVILGFGLSLGTLLAMGLGFFYRDFSYSRLVLVYSVVFGYVALAAFHLGLRTLQEWLQAKGWGSLSTLIVGCNPLGEMMAARFKDAPHLGHRLVGFVPAPGEWMEGERWLCAVRTGELRETHVKTYGQVLGEVEDLSAVIEQHRIDEVILARPGATFSEFVELMGGVASRRHVQFRIVPDLLELMTAKIQISDLDGIPTLEIWDVPLRKWHNRFFKRLMDIALSAIGLMLAMPILLVTALLVKLTSPGPIFYKQERMGRDGRLFNIYKFRTMRIDAEDASGPVWAKAGDNRATPIGAVLRRFSLDELPQIWNVLAGDMSLVGPRPERPFFIDQFKTYIPKYMDRHLVRSGLTGWAQVNGLRGEEGTIEERTRYDIYYVENWSLLFDLRIIVKTALEVLFYKAY, from the coding sequence ATGGCTAAAGACGCGCTCGAAGCGCATTCCCCCCTATCGCCGAGCACCATGGCGCCCGACTGGCGCGAGTGGCTCAAGCGCAACATCATGTACGCCGGGCTGCCCTTCGTGGTCCTGGCGGACTGGGCGCTCATCAACGGCGTCTTCGCCCTGGTCTACGCCATGCGCTTCGAGTGGCACGTCCTCGCCTCGGTCGAGCATGGGCCGCCCTGGAGCCCCTACTGGCATGCGACCATCCTCATCGCGACGGTCTGGGTCATGGTGCTCGCCGCCACGGGCCTGTACCGCTACCAGCGCGCCGCCTCCAAGTTCGAGGACCTTGTCATCCTGGGCTTCGGACTGAGCCTCGGCACCCTGCTCGCCATGGGCCTCGGCTTCTTCTACCGCGACTTCTCCTACTCGCGCCTGGTGCTGGTCTACAGCGTGGTGTTCGGCTACGTGGCCCTCGCTGCCTTCCACCTGGGACTGCGCACCCTCCAGGAATGGTTGCAAGCCAAGGGCTGGGGAAGCCTCAGCACCCTGATCGTAGGCTGCAACCCCCTCGGCGAGATGATGGCCGCGCGCTTCAAGGACGCCCCGCACCTGGGCCATCGCCTGGTGGGCTTCGTGCCCGCGCCCGGCGAGTGGATGGAAGGCGAGCGCTGGCTGTGCGCGGTGCGCACCGGCGAGCTGCGCGAGACCCACGTCAAGACCTACGGCCAGGTCCTGGGCGAAGTCGAGGACCTCTCCGCCGTCATCGAGCAGCACCGGATCGACGAGGTGATCCTGGCCCGGCCGGGGGCGACCTTCAGCGAGTTCGTCGAGCTGATGGGCGGGGTGGCCTCGCGCCGCCACGTGCAGTTCCGCATCGTGCCCGACCTGCTCGAGCTGATGACCGCCAAGATCCAGATCTCGGACCTGGACGGCATCCCGACCCTCGAGATCTGGGACGTGCCCCTGCGCAAGTGGCACAATCGCTTCTTCAAGCGCCTGATGGACATCGCACTGTCGGCCATCGGCCTGATGCTGGCCATGCCCATCCTGCTCGTCACCGCCCTCTTGGTGAAGCTGACGAGCCCCGGCCCCATCTTCTACAAGCAGGAGCGCATGGGCCGGGACGGTCGCTTGTTCAACATCTACAAGTTCCGCACCATGCGCATCGACGCCGAGGATGCGAGCGGTCCGGTCTGGGCCAAGGCCGGCGACAACCGCGCGACCCCCATCGGGGCCGTGCTGCGCCGCTTCAGCCTGGACGAGCTACCCCAGATCTGGAACGTGCTCGCGGGTGACATGAGCCTGGTGGGCCCGCGCCCCGAGCGCCCCTTCTTCATCGACCAGTTCAAGACCTACATCCCCAAGTACATGGACCGCCACCTGGTGCGTAGCGGCCTGACGGGCTGGGCCCAGGTGAACGGCCTGCGCGGCGAGGAAGGCACCATCGAGGAGCGCACCCGCTACGACATCTACTACGTGGAGAACTGGTCGCTGCTCTTCGACCTGCGGATCATCGTGAAGACGGCGTTGGAAGTCCTGTTCTACAAGGCTTACTAG